The following proteins are encoded in a genomic region of Amphiura filiformis chromosome 18, Afil_fr2py, whole genome shotgun sequence:
- the LOC140139168 gene encoding uncharacterized protein: protein MNTNGAINLKPCFHLYKGWTLLSRHQDFEAGDCPNRKQKCPYSAYGCDEQIIGEGMFQHLQSQVVYHVELQNRKYEQLVERIQGLLTNGHANSPGESEEMLSSSSPPKVRRRTVDEGRDHTHFIDGDMLQHQQTPGLLKRGRANHSAQSDENVPSSSPPKVGRRTVDGGRDYAPVSNAWEGAVGGPPAEAAKLQMSNTDHCKIISDDEIDRLKVIFQNIFITRNESAIENKATKSKNSSATGTSLYPNLEKRLRDTEILVNQKRQELEQMKTLYAVLDKRNETFQEVVAVLNNQLEAVGEKVSALERQNRHLQDTIEQQERQLHAHDQMLTVKNVALTEQDLRIQTLERGRRHSEAQPHPLQAGQEPPREGKLVWKVPRDKLRRQRPHTGEVTYFDSPVFYDHSGYKLRGRIYVHGNEKCDGRHVPIHFVVMKDGHDGTPWPFRQTVTFMIFNHNTGRWESVACFHQHMTFPCESDDPYLLPLSYLRNGKYIKEGMLYMRIDVDGN from the exons GATTTTGAAGCTGGTGATTGTCCAAACAGAAAGCAAAAATGTCCATACAGTGCATATGGATGTGATGAGCAG ATCATTGGCGAGGGCATGTTCCAACACCTACAATCTCAAGTTGTATATCATGTGGAACTTCAAAATAGAAAATACGAGCAACTGGTAGAAAGAATCCAAGGATTACTAACAAATGGGCATGCCAATTCCCCAGGAGAATCGGAAGAAATgctttcatcatcatcaccaccaaaaGTTAGAAGACGTACTGTTGACGAAGGGAGAGATCATACACAT TTCATAGATGGGGATATGTTGCAGCACCAACAAACACCGGGATTACTAAAGCGAGGACGTGCCAATCATTCAGCACAATCGGACGAAAAtgtgccatcatcatcaccaccaaaaGTTGGAAGACGTACTGTTGATGGAGGGAGAGATTATGCACCTGTAAGTAATGCTTGGGAAGGGGCTGTTGGAGGACCTCCCGCTGAAGCAGCTAAATTACAGATGTCTAATACAGATCACTGTAAAATTATTTCAGACGATGAAATCGATAGGCTCAAAGTtatctttcaaaacatttttattacaAGAAATGAGAGTGCCATAGAAAATAAGGCCACAAAATCGAAGAACTCCTCTGCGACAGGTACATCGCTGTATCCAAATCTGGAGAAAAGGTTACGAGATACGGAGATTTTGGTAAATCAGAAACGGCAAGAACTGGAACAAATGAAGACACTTTATGCTGTTTTAGATAAGAGGAATGAAACCTTCCAGGAGGTCGTGGCTGTATTAAACAACCAGTTGGAGGCAGTGGGAGAAAAAGTGAGTGCTCTCGAAAGACAGAATCGTCATCTTCAAGATACAATTGAACAACAAGAAAGACAACTTCATGCCCATGACCAAATGTTAACTGTAAAAAATGTTGCCCTGACTGAACAAGACTTAAGAATCCAGACCTTGGAAAGAGGTCGGCGCCATAGTGAGGCGCAACCACACCCGTTGCAAGCTGGACAAGAGCCTCCCCGTGAAGGGAAGCTGGTGTGGAAGGTACCCAGAGATAAACTTAGGCGTCAGAGACCTCATACCGGCGAGGTAACTTACTTTGACTCGCCTGTTTTTTATGATCATAGTGGATACAAACTTCGCGGTCGTATATATGTGCATGGGAATGAAAAATGTGATGGAAGGCATGTTCCTATCCATTTTGTTGTCATGAAAGATGGTCATGATGGCACGCCGTGGCCATTCAGGCAGACGGTAACATTTATGATTTTCAATCATAACACAGGAAGGTGGGAGTCTGTCGCTTGTTTCCATCAACACATGACATTCCCATGTGAGAGTGATGACCCATACCTCTTGCCTCTGAGCTACCTAAGAAATGGTAAATACATCAAGGAAGGCATGCTCTATATGAGAATTGACGTTGATGGGAATTAG